The sequence below is a genomic window from Nicotiana tomentosiformis chromosome 6, ASM39032v3, whole genome shotgun sequence.
GTTATTTAATTGTCTTCTTAATTTTTTGATTAATTAGTATATGCTTGATATAATTAGGTAAAATAATAAGATCGTATTTATATATCTCTTTATCTCTTCTTAAATTAGATTATTTGAACCTAAAGTACAATTGtcaagtttttttttaaaagttatttgtcaatttgaaaaataaatttactaatatgatgaagttgaaaaagaattaaatgaatatttttaattaagagctccattatttatttattttaatataaaaattttGCTGCCTTTGTTAGTTTTCAAATTACGGTTCGGCTATATTATAATTTTGGCCATTTCCTTCCATTACATTATATGCACATCCTCTTAGGAAATATGACACGTaaacatttatatttttagtataataTTATAATATTGTATAGGGTAAATGTAATTGATTTTGATGCCCTAAATATTAGAATTTTCTATGCAGTcgttcaaataaggaaaacttTAATAAGTAAAGTTTTAGTTGACTTCAAAatgctaacaacaacaacaacaacccagtgagatcccacaagtggggtctgtggagggtagtatgtacgcagaccttacccctactccggaggagtagagaggctgtttccggtagaccctcggcaCAAGAAAGAAAGAGACAGTGTATCAGTAACAGCAACGGAATCCAGAAAGATAACACCAGCAACACAATAACCAGAAAATAGAGAGCAAAGTAGTAACACTAAGCAATAACAAAGGCACAGTGCTACAGACGCAATGGAATAATATATACACAAAGGGCCACTAAACATACTACAACCTAACTTATGACCCTAATGAAGTATTAAGAACGCATATGGAGCTACTAGCAGCCTAAAAGAAAATACTAACATATTAGTCTGTtatctcctaacctacaaccctaatgctcgacctccataaCTTCCTGTCAAGGGCCATGTCCTTGGAAATCTGCTTCCGCATCATGTcccgcctgatcacctctccccaatatttcttagatcgccatctacctcttctcataCACGTCAAGGTCAGCCGTTCACACTTCCTTACTGGTGCATCGAGGCTTCTCCTCctcacgtgcccgaaccatctaagcctagcttcccacatcttgtcttcgatgggagccacgcccaccttcacCCGAATatctttattcctaatcttatctaactTAGTGCGTCCTCACATCCATATCAGCATTCTCATCTCTGCAACTTTCATCTTCTAGGTATGAGAATTTTGACTAGCCAACACTCTACCACATACATCATGGCCGGCCTAActaccgctctatagaactttcCTTTAAGTTTCGGAGGCACTTTCCTGTCACACAGGACACAAGACgctagcctccatttcatccaccctacTCTTATACGGTGCGTAACATCCTCGGCAATATCCCGATCCTGCTGAATAATCGATCCCAGGTACTTGAAGCTCCTTTTCTTTAGGATGACTTGAGAGTCAAGACTCACATCCATGTCCGCTTCACCCGGCACACCGCTGAACTTGAACTCCACATATTCAGTCTtagtcctgctcagcttgaatcCTTTAGACTCAAGGGTCCGTCTGCAAACCTacaacctctcgttaacaccatcctgtgtctcatcaatcagaactatatcatcagtgaataacatacaccatggcacctccccttgaatatggtgtgtcagtgcGCCATCGTAAgagcaaataagaacgggctgagcgcagatccttggtgtaGCCCCATAACAACCGATAAATGCTCCGAGTCGCCCCTCACTTTCCTAAccccgagtcttagctccatcatacatatccttaatcactCTAATATAAGCCACCGGAACACCTTtcacctccaggcatctccaaagaacTTCCCTAGGTACCTTGTCATAAGCTttttctaggtcaataaacaccatgtgtaaATTCTTCCTCATATCcctgtacagttccaccaacctccgAATAAGATGGATCGCTTCCGTAGTGGAATGACCAGGCATGAAGCCAAACTGGTTATCGGATATCGACACCAgcctcctcaccctcgcttccaCTACCCCCTctcacactttcatggtatgactgaGTAGCTTGATGCCCCTATAGTTGCTACAGTTCTTGATATCGCCTTTGTTCTTGTATAGCGGAAttatcgtactccacctccattcttcTAGCATCTCCTTCGTcttgaaaataatattaaacagtCCAGCTAGCCACTCTAATCCTTCTCTACCCACATACCTCTAAAATTCTACTGGAATTTCGTCTAGCCATGTCGCCCTTGCCCTGCTCATTTTATGCATAACCCCGACAACCTCCTCGACTCTAATGCGCCTACAGTAGCTGAAATCTCGGTGACACTCGGAGTGCTCCAATTCTCCTAGCACAATGTCTCGGTCCCCTTCATCATTCAGCAGCTTATGGAAGTACGTCTGCCACCTCCGCTTAATCTGCACGTCTTCCATTAACACTCGGCCTTCCTCGTccttgatgcacctcacttggtctAGATCACGAATTGTCTTCTCTCTCGCTTTGGCCAGCCGGAACAACTTCTTGTCTCCGCCTTTGTGCCCCAGTTCTTCGTACATGCGACCAAATGCTGCATTCTTTGCTTCCGTGACCGCTAACTTCGCCACCTTCTTAGCTTCCTTATAGCTTACTCTGTTCATCTGCCTCTCCTTCTCGTCCTTACTCTCCACTAACCGCCGATACACTGCTTTCTTTCCCTCCACCTTACCCTGGACTTCGGTGTTCCACCACCAGTCACCCCTGTGCCCGCCCGAGTAACCCTTCGAGACCCATAGCACCTCTCTTGCCGCCTCCCTAATACTGTTTTCCGTCATCGTCCACATACCGCTTGCTTTCCCACTACTTCTCCAGGCCCCCATAGCCAACAACCTCCTCCCCAGCTCGTGAGCTTTCTCCTTCATCAAGGCACCCCACAATGACAgtgtaaaaacaaaaaaaacttaATTTTCATCAGGTTATCAAAACAAAATTACAAATATTAAAATTGGACCCCTTTCCTACTTAAACaatgatttattttttttactggTTTTTCAATAATGAGATTAGtttactaagaaaatatttaagataaTAAAAGATAAATGAGAGAGAAACCAtaccataattaattaataacCTTTACTATTATATAATATTTTGAAGTCAACTAATTAATTAAGATTTTTCCGCTTTTAGTTTTGATAAATCAACCACTTCACGAATTTGAGTGGAATCCAAAAGTTAATGGGGGTAAAGAATTCTCAATTGGTGGTAAATTATAAACACAGATTTTGTAATTACCTATGATATTTATTATTTTCAGgagcttaataattttttcaaacacttattttgaatattgattatttatttttattaataagGGTACACACTCTTAAATTTTCAAATGCTACGTATTCTTGTATAAACTGAAATGGAGGCATGATAATTTGTAAAGTTGAgatgataaaattataaaaataaaactaaGTTTAAGTTACATATATGGAATGATGATCGATGAATTTTATGAAGCAGAATTTCTTCCTTTATTGAGTTAGATATATATATGATCAACATTTATCAACTCTGGAGCTGAAATTTTTATTTATAATCTTAAACAGTTTTAATGGAAtatctatttttttaaataatcacTCATCGAGATggggtacacgcgcaaagcgcgtaccctaagactagttcATTATAAAAGAAGGAATATAATGTTGGTAGACgaaaattgtaacgacccaaccggttgttttgctttctagatccccgttctcctaaataaaactctTCGTATGTGCTATTACTATTTTATGGCCTGCGGGGATGGTTCGctcgagatttggaagggttcgggttgatatcggaacacttggttccttaaggttggctaaaaggggctaagtttgacttgagtcaacattttgagtaaacgacctcgaaatcgggatttgacggttccaataggattgtatgatgattttggatttgggcgtatgttcggttcaggttttggatgacccgaaagcCTTTCGGTGCTTAATATTgatagttggcaccttgaaggttttaaagttctttaaatttggtttagagtaggttttgatgttatcgaggtccgtttgggatttcaggcctaggaatagttctgtatggtgatttaagacttgcacgcaaaatttggtgtcattccgagtagtttaggtatgCTTCGGCGTGTTCGGatcaagttggaagaacttgaagttcataagtagatttgatttggtttcgggtgtgattcttagttttggtgttattttctgcgttctgagagttcgagcaagtctgtctcatgtttacaaacttgttggtatgtttggaggGGCCTCGGGTGCAATCCGGACGATGCACGAATCGAGTTAGGACTCAaaagggctgctggtgcaccagttctggtgtgcccgaACCTGCGAGCTTATGGCCGCAgttgcgagcccgcagaagcggcttttGGGCATTTGGCCAGAGGCCGCAAAAGCAGAGAAGCacgcgcagaagcggcctcgcttctgcgaggtctcGCCCGTAGGTGCGATTGGGTGGCAGAAGCACATAgccatccgcagaagcgggaagtgCTGGGCCTGGGgaattctgcagaagcggacctttctccgcagaagcggtgcAGCAGATGCGGCCCAGTGACCACAGATGCGAAAGTCCTGAAGGCAGAAAGCTTCATTTATTACGGGACTTAAGTCATTTCTAACCCATTTCTCTCACCTTTTGGGCGATTgcggagcttcttgagaggggttttcacctattaatttggaggtaagtaatttctatccaatgtgagttaaatacatagattatgggtaggttTTAACATGTAAATCTGTGAAAATCATAGGTTTGggtgaaaaacctaggttttaataaaaatgggatttaactacgaaaatgattatggaattgagtgaaaactatatatttgagttcgtgaggttatgggtaacaactttcttcgaaaatttccgaaatctcGGCACGTGGActcggaggtgaattttaggaatcttccaatttgggttgggtaattactctaatagttaaattatgaacttttgaacatgtattgattaatttatataacatttgactagtttcgggtcttTTGACAACgtgttgaggatttaaagcatattttTGGATCGGTAGTGAGCTTGAgaataaggtaagtctctttcctaaccttgtaagagggaactcatccccttaggcgTATTTTTTTTGTGAATTATATGTATAGGGAGCTACGTACGACTAggtgcgtagctatattctatG
It includes:
- the LOC138894426 gene encoding uncharacterized protein, with translation MTENSIREAAREVLWVSKGYSGGHRGDWWWNTEVQGKVEGKKAVYRRLVESKDEKERQMNRVSYKEAKKVAKLAVTEAKNAAFGRMYEELGHKGGDKKLFRLAKAREKTIRDLDQVRCIKDEEGRVLMEDVQIKRRWQTYFHKLLNDEGDRDIVLGELEHSECHRDFSYCRRIRVEEVVGVMHKMSRARATWLDEIPVEF